AAGGCCTCGTAGTGCATCGGGCCGGCCGGGTCGAGGGCGCGGGTGACCAGCCACGACAGGTCGTGGTCGGGAGTCGCGATGAAGCCGTCGAGGCTCGCGCCGGTGTAGTAGATCGTCGCCATGCGACCAGCGTCGCACCGGCCACCGACAGCCGTCTGCGCCACGGCACCGCCCTATCCTTGCGGGATGCAGACCGTCCCCGGCGCGTACGACGCCGAGCGCGCCCGGCTCGAGGCGATGCCCCTCGCCGACCGCGACGCGGCCTGGCTGCGGGAGCGCGTGCTGCTCGACGTCGCCCACCGCCAGCGGCCCCGCGAGGTGCTCGAGCAGCTCCGCACGCTCCGCAGCGAGCTCGACCCACCGGCGTACGCGGCCGTGCAGGCGGAGGTCGACGCACTGCTCGCCGGGGAGACGGTCACGATCCACGGCTACAACCCGCGTCTGGACGACCTCGAGGTCGACCAGTGGCAGCGCCTGGCCGAGGTCGGCGACGAGCTCGGACGACGCGGCTACACCTGGTTCGTCACCTCCGGGACCTTGCTCGGCATCGTCCGCCACGGCGGCTTCGTGCCGACCGACGACGACCTCGACATCGCGGTGCTGCTCGACGCCACCGACGACGCCTCCGCGGCCAAGGCGTGGCTGACCGCGCGGAGCGACCTCGCGGACCTGCTGCGCGTGCAGGACCACGAGCGGGGCGCGGAGCTCGACCTCGAGGGTCCGACGATCGATCTCTTCCCCGCCTGGATCGCCGCCGACGACCGGCTGCACGTCTGGCCGTGGTGTCGTGGCGAGGTGCCCGGGTCCGCCCTGCTGCCGCTCGAGCACGTGGCGGTCGGCGGGGTCACCGTGCCGGTCGCGGCCGACCCGGCCGCGCTGCTCGCCGTGAACTACGGCCCCGACTGGCAGATCCCCGACCCGCTCTTCGGCTTCGACTGGCCTCGGGCCCACCAGCGCTTCGCGGGCTGGAAGGCCGGCCTGCCCTCAGGCTGAGGCGACCGCGACCGCCCGCTCGACCAGGTCGGGCGCATCCCAGTCGAGCCAGGTCACCCGGGGGTCCTTGAGGAACCACTGGTCCTGCCGCCGGGCGAAGCGCCGCGTCGCGACCACGATCCGCTCCATCGCCTCCGCCTCGGTGAGGTCGCCGTCGATGAACGCCATCGTCTCCGGGTAGCCGATCGCCCGGCTCGCCGTGCGCGTCTCGGCGAGGCCGTCGGCCATCAGACCGCGCACCTCCTCGACCAGGCCCTGCTCCCACATCAGCCCGACGCGTCGTCCGATCCGGGGCAGGAGCGTCGGACGGTCGATCCGTACGCCGACCTGCAGCGCGCCGGGGACGGCGTACTCGAGGACCGGGAGGGAGGCGGAGAAGGGCCTCCCGGTCAGCTCGACGACCTCCAGCGCCCGCACGATGCGGCGCCCGTTGCTGGCGAGGATGCCGGCCGCGGCCTCGGGGTCGAGGCCGGCCAGACGTGCGTGGAGCGCGCCGGAGCCCATCTCCTCGAGCTCGGCCTCGAGGCGCGCCCGCAGCGCGGCGTCGGTGCCGGGGAACTCGAAGCGGTCGAGCACCGCCCGCGTGTAGAGGGCCGAGCCGCCGACGAGAACGGGCACCTTGCCCCGCGCCTGGATGTCGGCGATCGCGGCTCGCGCCAGCTGCTGGAAGTCCGCGACGCTCGCCACCTCGTGGATCTCCAGGAGGTCGATCAGGTGGTGCGGGACACCGCGACGCTCGCCCTCCGGCACCTTGGCGGTGCCGATGTCCATGCCGCGGTAGACCTGCATCGCGTCGGTGTTGACGATCTCGCCGTCGAGCCGCTCGGCGAGGTCGAGGGAGAGTGCGGTCTTGCCCGCGGCCGTCGGACCGACGACCGCGATCACGGGTGTTGCACTTTCCAGCATGGCGTTAGTGTTCCAAAAGCCACGGGGCCGCATCAGGCGGCGCCCACGTTCCTGAGGACGGCAGCACATGGGATTCAACCTCGACGACATCAAGGGCCAGGCCGAGAACGCCCTCTCCGAGCACGGCGACCAGGTCGGCGACGCGATCGACAAGGCGGTCGACTTCGTCGATGAGAAGACCGGCGGCAAGCTCGGCGACAAGGGCGACCTGATCGCCGACAAGGCCAAGGACGCCCTCGGCATCAACGACCAGGCCTGATCTCCGACAGGCTTCCCGGCGGCCCCGGACCAAGGTGGTCCGGGGCCGCCGTGGCGTTTCTCCGGCCCTGCGTCACCATCACCTGAAGGCTCCCTGAAATTGGAGACCGGTGGTTGACATTGTCGGTCGACCGGTTGTTTGAATGGCAGGGACGGCCGGGACCTACCCGGCCGCGGACCTCCATCTCGGGAGTGGTTCAACGATGTCCGACATCCAGAGCAACGCGTTCGACCAGGAGCAGGGCGAGTACGGCGAGCAGCAGTCCGCCGAGCAGGGCCAGTACGGCCAGGAGCAGTCCCAGCAGGGCGGCGCCGACCAGACGGACCAGTCCTACGGCGAGCAGTCGCAGGAGGCCGGCGGCTACGGGGAGCAGCCGTCGGCCGACCAGGGCGAGCAGGCGCCGTACAGCCAGGAGCAGGACGGCTTCGACGGTGCCGCACAGGATGCGTCCCCGCAGGGCGCCTTCGAGCAGGGCGCCTACGTGCAGGACGGCGAGGAGACCTACGGCGAGCAGCCGGCGGCCGACGAGGGTGACCAGGCCCAGTACGGGGACGAGGCGCCCGCCGAGTCGTCGTACGGCGAGCAGACCGGCGAGGCCCTGCAGCAGGCGGAGGGCCAGCAGTTCTGACGCACTGCGGACACCCCTAAGGTGGCGGGCATGACCGAGCGATTCGTGGTCGTGCCCGCCTCCTACGTCTACCTCCTGCGTCAAGGCGCCGCAGGCCCCGAGGTGCTGCTGCAGCTTCGCGGCGACGTCCCCTACATGGCCGGCCACTGGGCGGCCGCGGCCGCGGGCCACGTGGAGCGCGGGGAGACGGCGTACGACGCTGCCCGGCGCGAGGCGCTGGAGGAGCTCGCGATCACCGGGGTGGACCTGACGTTCGAGTTCGCGATGCAGCGCACCGCCAGCGGCGAGGCGATCGACGAGCGGATCGACTTCTTCTTCAGCGCCCGCTCGTGGCAGGGCGAGCCGACCGTCGTCGAGGCGGAGAAGTGCGCGGAGATCGGCTGGTTCCCGCTCGACGCGCTGCCGTCACCGATGGTGCCGCACGAGGCGCACGCGCTGGCGCACCTCGGCACCCCCGAGAAGTACCTGACGTTCGGCTTCGCCGGCTAGCGCCAGCGCTCGCGGGCCGACGGGACCCTGACGCCTTGCTGGTGCGGGCCGCCGACCAGGACCTCGTCACCGAAGGACCAGCCGTTGCGGACCGGCATGTAGGCACCCGACCAGAAGGTGCCCGGGTCGTA
The sequence above is a segment of the Nocardioides jiangxiensis genome. Coding sequences within it:
- a CDS encoding NUDIX domain-containing protein — protein: MTERFVVVPASYVYLLRQGAAGPEVLLQLRGDVPYMAGHWAAAAAGHVERGETAYDAARREALEELAITGVDLTFEFAMQRTASGEAIDERIDFFFSARSWQGEPTVVEAEKCAEIGWFPLDALPSPMVPHEAHALAHLGTPEKYLTFGFAG
- a CDS encoding LicD family protein, whose protein sequence is MQTVPGAYDAERARLEAMPLADRDAAWLRERVLLDVAHRQRPREVLEQLRTLRSELDPPAYAAVQAEVDALLAGETVTIHGYNPRLDDLEVDQWQRLAEVGDELGRRGYTWFVTSGTLLGIVRHGGFVPTDDDLDIAVLLDATDDASAAKAWLTARSDLADLLRVQDHERGAELDLEGPTIDLFPAWIAADDRLHVWPWCRGEVPGSALLPLEHVAVGGVTVPVAADPAALLAVNYGPDWQIPDPLFGFDWPRAHQRFAGWKAGLPSG
- the miaA gene encoding tRNA (adenosine(37)-N6)-dimethylallyltransferase MiaA → MLESATPVIAVVGPTAAGKTALSLDLAERLDGEIVNTDAMQVYRGMDIGTAKVPEGERRGVPHHLIDLLEIHEVASVADFQQLARAAIADIQARGKVPVLVGGSALYTRAVLDRFEFPGTDAALRARLEAELEEMGSGALHARLAGLDPEAAAGILASNGRRIVRALEVVELTGRPFSASLPVLEYAVPGALQVGVRIDRPTLLPRIGRRVGLMWEQGLVEEVRGLMADGLAETRTASRAIGYPETMAFIDGDLTEAEAMERIVVATRRFARRQDQWFLKDPRVTWLDWDAPDLVERAVAVASA
- a CDS encoding antitoxin translates to MGFNLDDIKGQAENALSEHGDQVGDAIDKAVDFVDEKTGGKLGDKGDLIADKAKDALGINDQA